In Halopseudomonas xinjiangensis, a single genomic region encodes these proteins:
- the pilH gene encoding twitching motility response regulator PilH: MARILVVDDSPTELYKLTGMLEKHGFEVLKAENGADGVALARQEKPDAVLMDIVMPGLNGFQATRQLTKDAETAHIPVIIVTTKDQETDKVWGKRQGAKDYLTKPVEEATLIKTLKSVLGS, encoded by the coding sequence ATGGCCAGAATTCTTGTAGTGGATGATTCGCCAACGGAGTTGTACAAGCTCACGGGCATGCTGGAAAAACACGGCTTCGAAGTGTTGAAAGCCGAAAATGGTGCCGATGGTGTGGCTCTGGCTCGCCAGGAAAAGCCCGACGCAGTTCTCATGGATATCGTCATGCCCGGTCTCAATGGCTTCCAGGCGACTCGTCAGTTGACCAAGGATGCCGAGACAGCGCATATCCCGGTAATCATCGTTACGACCAAGGACCAGGAAACCGACAAGGTCTGGGGCAAGCGTCAGGGTGCAAAGGACTACCTGACCAAGCCGGTCGAGGAAGCCACTCTGATCAAGACACTGAAGTCGGTGCTCGGTAGCTGA
- a CDS encoding chemotaxis protein CheW: MSNATHPFDLLQLLVNQCRQQAIGLPAQEVVSETWSGVGFRLAGQPMVAAMGEVSEILHEPRYTALPRVKSWVRGVANVRGRLLPIVDLSRFFGASVSAPRKQRRVLVLDRDELFVGLLVDEVLGMQHFPVSSFTSDAPDVPAAFRPYVVGAYRRDPVSLVFNFRALARDQAFLDVAI; encoded by the coding sequence ATGTCAAACGCTACGCATCCATTCGACCTTCTGCAGCTGCTGGTTAACCAATGCCGGCAGCAGGCTATCGGCCTGCCTGCGCAGGAAGTCGTCAGCGAAACCTGGAGTGGTGTCGGCTTCCGCCTGGCAGGCCAGCCGATGGTCGCCGCCATGGGCGAAGTCAGCGAAATTCTTCATGAGCCGCGCTATACCGCCCTGCCTCGCGTCAAATCCTGGGTCCGGGGCGTGGCCAACGTGCGTGGCCGACTGCTACCGATCGTCGATTTGAGCCGTTTCTTCGGGGCCAGTGTTTCCGCGCCACGCAAGCAACGTCGGGTACTTGTACTGGATCGTGACGAGCTGTTCGTCGGATTACTGGTAGACGAAGTGCTCGGTATGCAGCATTTTCCCGTTAGCAGCTTCACCAGCGACGCGCCCGACGTTCCTGCGGCGTTCCGACCCTATGTGGTTGGGGCCTATAGGCGGGATCCGGTTTCGCTGGTTTTCAATTTTCGGGCGTTGGCGCGAGACCAGGCTTTTCTGGACGTGGCGATTTGA
- a CDS encoding methyl-accepting chemotaxis protein: MKKLDTQLLSSMRSNRQFLGLFAARIVSLLLLFVNFLYLNVQSAYDTEYIGHAGELRVLSQEISKSATEAATGTPEAFALLAKARNDFQTRWGYIVDGREETGLPAAPASLQEEVATVQADWDRVRSNADAILASQNTVLSLHEVAATLSDTVPQLQVEYEDVVDMLIANNAPAQQIAIAQRQSLLAERILGSVNRVLAGDADSVMAADSFGRDASLFGRVLEGMINGDEGMGISQVTDPDAVSRLTEIADLFQFVSDSVDEILLTSPELYQVRSAANEIFTDSQSLLENASALSLGFEARADARWINTLLGALLAVIALGSIALIGMQMTRETRIRLAETAEKNNRNQEAILRLLDEIADLADGDLTAQATVTEDFTGAIADSINFSIDQLRQLVETINHTAAQVALAAQDTQNTAMHLAEASEHQAQEIAGASAAVNEMAVSIDQVSANAAESSAVAERSVAIANKGNEVVQNTIVGMDTIREQIQDTSKRIKRLGESSQEIGDIVSLINDIADQTNILALNAAIQASMAGDAGRGFAVVADEVQRLAERSSGATKQIEALVKTIQTDTNEAVISMEQTTSEVVRGARLAQDAGVALEEIEKVSTSLAALIQNISNAARQQASSAGHISNTMNVIQEITSQTSTGTTATARSIGELATLAETMRQSVDGFTLPQQDS; this comes from the coding sequence ATGAAAAAGCTAGACACTCAATTGCTTTCCTCCATGCGCAGCAATCGACAGTTCCTCGGCTTGTTCGCCGCGCGGATCGTTTCCTTGTTGCTGCTCTTCGTCAACTTTCTGTATCTGAACGTTCAGAGTGCCTACGATACCGAATACATCGGTCACGCCGGTGAGCTGCGGGTTCTGTCGCAGGAAATCTCCAAGTCGGCGACCGAAGCCGCGACCGGTACGCCGGAAGCCTTCGCACTGCTTGCCAAAGCACGTAATGATTTCCAGACACGCTGGGGCTACATCGTAGACGGCCGCGAAGAGACCGGCCTGCCAGCCGCGCCGGCGTCGTTGCAAGAAGAGGTTGCCACGGTGCAGGCGGACTGGGATCGGGTGCGCAGTAACGCCGACGCGATCCTCGCTAGTCAGAACACCGTACTGTCGCTGCATGAAGTAGCCGCCACCTTGTCCGATACCGTGCCTCAGTTGCAGGTCGAGTACGAAGACGTGGTGGATATGCTTATCGCCAACAACGCACCGGCGCAACAGATCGCTATCGCCCAGCGTCAGTCGCTGCTGGCCGAACGTATCCTTGGCTCGGTTAACCGGGTGCTCGCTGGTGACGCTGATTCGGTGATGGCAGCTGACAGTTTCGGTCGCGACGCCAGCCTGTTCGGTCGCGTGCTGGAAGGCATGATCAACGGCGACGAAGGAATGGGTATCAGTCAGGTGACGGATCCCGACGCGGTATCGCGTCTGACAGAAATCGCCGACCTGTTCCAGTTCGTATCCGACTCGGTCGACGAGATCCTGCTCACCTCGCCTGAGTTGTATCAGGTACGTTCCGCAGCGAACGAGATCTTTACCGACTCGCAGTCATTGCTGGAAAATGCCTCGGCACTGTCCCTGGGCTTCGAAGCGCGTGCGGACGCTCGCTGGATCAATACCCTGCTCGGCGCACTTCTTGCCGTCATCGCTCTGGGCAGCATCGCCTTGATCGGTATGCAGATGACCCGCGAAACGCGTATCCGTCTGGCCGAGACCGCCGAGAAGAACAACCGTAACCAGGAAGCGATTCTTCGTCTGCTCGACGAGATTGCCGACCTTGCCGACGGCGACCTGACCGCTCAGGCGACGGTAACCGAAGACTTCACCGGTGCGATCGCCGACTCGATCAACTTCTCGATCGACCAGCTGCGTCAGTTGGTAGAAACGATCAACCATACTGCCGCCCAGGTGGCCCTGGCAGCCCAGGATACGCAAAACACCGCCATGCACCTGGCCGAAGCATCCGAACACCAGGCGCAGGAAATCGCCGGCGCCTCGGCTGCGGTTAACGAGATGGCCGTCTCCATTGACCAGGTATCGGCCAACGCCGCGGAATCGTCAGCGGTAGCGGAGCGCTCGGTAGCCATCGCCAACAAGGGTAACGAGGTGGTACAGAACACCATCGTTGGCATGGATACCATTCGCGAACAGATTCAGGATACTTCCAAGCGGATCAAGCGTCTGGGTGAGTCGTCTCAGGAGATCGGTGACATCGTGAGCCTGATCAACGACATCGCCGACCAGACCAACATCCTTGCATTGAACGCCGCGATCCAGGCGTCCATGGCCGGTGACGCCGGTCGAGGCTTCGCGGTGGTCGCGGACGAAGTACAGCGACTCGCGGAACGCTCCTCGGGCGCTACCAAGCAGATCGAGGCGCTGGTAAAAACCATTCAGACCGATACCAACGAAGCGGTTATCTCCATGGAGCAGACCACTTCGGAAGTAGTACGCGGTGCGCGCCTGGCGCAGGATGCGGGTGTGGCGCTGGAGGAGATCGAAAAGGTATCGACCAGCCTCGCGGCGTTGATTCAGAACATCTCCAACGCAGCGCGGCAACAGGCTTCCTCTGCGGGCCATATCTCCAACACCATGAACGTGATTCAGGAGATCACCTCACAGACGTCTACCGGTACTACCGCCACTGCTCGCAGCATCGGTGAGCTGGCGACGCTGGCGGAAACCATGCGTCAGTCGGTCGACGGCTTCACGCTGCCACAGCAGGACAGCTGA
- the pilG gene encoding twitching motility response regulator PilG, translating into MEENFESLKVMVIDDSKTIRRTAETLLKKVGCTVITAVDGFDALAKIADNHPDIIFVDIMMPRLDGYQTCALIKNNSAFRSTPVIMLSSKDGLFDKAKGRIVGSDQYLTKPFSKEELLGAIRAHVPQSDKKMAGAAGI; encoded by the coding sequence ATGGAAGAAAATTTCGAGAGCCTCAAGGTCATGGTCATTGATGACAGCAAGACCATTCGGCGCACGGCGGAAACGCTGCTGAAAAAGGTCGGTTGCACTGTCATCACGGCCGTCGATGGCTTTGATGCGCTGGCCAAGATTGCCGACAACCACCCCGATATCATCTTCGTCGACATCATGATGCCGCGTTTGGACGGGTATCAGACGTGCGCGCTGATCAAGAACAACAGTGCGTTCCGATCGACGCCGGTGATCATGTTGTCGAGCAAGGATGGTCTGTTCGACAAGGCCAAGGGTCGTATCGTCGGTTCCGACCAATACCTGACCAAACCCTTCAGCAAGGAAGAGCTGCTGGGCGCGATTCGCGCGCACGTTCCGCAATCCGATAAAAAAATGGCAGGCGCTGCCGGGATCTGA